In Pristis pectinata isolate sPriPec2 chromosome 11, sPriPec2.1.pri, whole genome shotgun sequence, the following proteins share a genomic window:
- the LOC127576038 gene encoding high-affinity choline transporter 1-like, with the protein MTVNIAGALSMAIFYLFILVVGIWAAKRAQKVERTYVGDRSEMVMIAGRKIGIILGILTTTATWVGGAYINGTAEMVYRPDAGLVWTVAPWTSLLCLFIGALFFAKKMRRQKYVTMLDPFQQRYGNYVASLVFIPAIIGEVFWSAAILAALGTTSSIILDLNKNASMVISACVAMIYTLLGGLYSVAYTDVVQLGCIFFGLWLCVPFTIQNQAVTSIKLTAVKEVYQKPWLGKIDKIFIGRWIDDLLLMVLGGIPWQAYFQRVLASSSPKSAQILSIAGAFGGCIMGIPSVLIGSVAASTDWNQTSYGAISPFEKGEAAMILPIVLRYLCPRYISIFGIGAISAAVMSSADSSLLSSSSMFTHNIYRKILRPKASEKEIMYVMKTTVLLVTVLATVLALFTHTIYGLYALSADIAYVILFPQLVCVLYVPHVNRLGFVTGVLVGALLRITGGEPLFHFPPVIHYPGGYFQDSYYVQTFPYKTCAMLSSLITTVVLSHISKIKWPESYITAFTLTGRPSEMRNTDLLYQ; encoded by the exons ATGACAGTAAATATTGCCGGGGCTCTGTCAATGGCCATTTTTTATCTTTTTATTCTTGTGGTTGGCATCTGGGCTGCAAAAAGAGCCCAAAAAGTCGAGAGAACATATGTGGGTGATCGCTCTGAAATGGTCATGATCGCAGGAAGAAAAATTGGAATTATTCTGGGCATTCTAACAACCACAG CAACGTGGGTTGGTGGTGCCTATATAAATGGCACAGCTGAGATGGTATATCGACCGGATGCTGGGTTAGTGTGGACTGTAGCCCCTTGGACGAGTTTGCTCTGTTTGTTCATCG GTGCGTTATTTTTTGCCAAGAAAATGAGAAGGCAGAAGTATGTAACTATGTTGGATCCCTTTCAGCAACGCTATGGCAATTACGTTGCAAGCCTTGTATTTATTCCGGCTATAATTGGTGAAGTATTCTGGTCTGCTGCCATTCTGGCAGCCCTAG GTACAACTTCCAGTATCATACTAGACCTAAATAAGAATGCATCAATGGTGATCTCAGCCTGTGTAGCAATGATTTACACTTTACTTGGGGGTCTGTACTCTGTGGCATATACTGATGTCGTTCAGTTAGGATGCATTTTCTTTGGTTTG TGGCTCTGTGTTCCTTTCACAATTCAAAATCAAGCTGTTACAAGCATCAAACTCACAGCAGTTAAGGAGGTCTATCAGAAGCCCTGGCTTGGAAAaattgataagatatttattggaAGATGGATAGATGATCTTTTGCTAATG GTGTTGGGTGGAATACCATGGCAAGCCTACTTTCAACGAGTGCTGGCTTCTTCCTCACCTAAAAGTGCTCAAATATTATCAATAGCAGGAGCATTCGGTGGTTGTATTATGGGCATTCCTTCAGTCCTAATTGGCTCCGTTGCAGCTTCTACAG ACTGGAATCAAACTTCTTATGGTGCCATATCACCTTTTGAAAAGGGGGAAGCTGCTATGATCCTGCCGATAGTCCTTCGATATTTGTGCCCTCGTTACATTTCTATTTTTGGAATTGGCGCCATTTCTGCTGCTGTCATGTCTTCAGCGGACTCCTCTCTTCTTTCATCCAGCTCCATGTTCACCCATAACATCTATCGGAAAATTCTCAGACCAAAG gcCTCAGAGAAGGAAATCATGTATGTGATGAAAaccacagtccttctggtgacagTACTTGCCACAGTCCTTGCTCTTTTTACCCACACCATTTATGGCCTTTATGCATTAAGTGCTGACATTGCGTACGTTATCCTTTTTCCACAGCTTGTTTGTGTTCTTTATGTTCCACATGTGAATAGGCTTGGATTTGTCACTGGAGTTCTGGTAGGGGCATTGCTCAGGATTACTGGAGGTGAACCCCTTTTTCATTTTCCACCTGTTATCCACTATCCTGGAGGTTATTTCCAAGATAGCTATTATGTCCAGACTTTCCCTTATAAAACATGTGCAATGCTCTCCTCTCTGATTACAACTGTAGTCTTGTCACATATCAGCAAAATTAAATGGCCAGAAAGCTACATAACTGCATTTACATTGACAGGAAGACCAAGTGAGATGAGAAACACTGATTTATTATATCAATAA